From Amycolatopsis sp. YIM 10, the proteins below share one genomic window:
- a CDS encoding alpha/beta fold hydrolase gives MTQPTYESTLRELRTDEGALRYHEAGDGPPLLLLHGSGPGVTGWRNYRGNLAVFAEHFRCLILEFPGFGVSDPVDEHPMVAAPQAVLRFLDHLGLGHVDVIGNSMGGIVAANLAIGRPDLFRRLVTIGGVGPNIFSPSPGEGIRLLMDFTENPTREALVRWMHSMVYDPAVVTDEMIEERWTHATEPKTLESARRMYGREAMAANRAAAANSDRPPYWALLHKISARTLITWGRDDRVSPVDMALLPMRTIPGAELHVFPDCGHWVMIEQKNAWESTVLAFLTRDDALAG, from the coding sequence ATGACCCAACCCACCTACGAGAGCACGCTGCGAGAGCTGCGCACCGATGAAGGCGCACTGCGTTACCACGAAGCCGGTGACGGCCCGCCGCTGCTCCTGCTCCACGGCTCCGGGCCCGGGGTGACCGGCTGGCGCAACTACCGGGGCAATCTCGCCGTGTTCGCCGAGCACTTCCGCTGCCTCATTCTGGAGTTCCCGGGTTTCGGGGTCAGCGACCCGGTCGACGAGCACCCGATGGTGGCCGCGCCCCAGGCCGTGCTGCGGTTCCTCGACCACCTGGGGCTCGGGCACGTGGACGTCATCGGGAACTCGATGGGCGGGATCGTCGCGGCGAACCTCGCGATCGGGCGGCCGGATCTCTTCCGCCGCCTCGTCACCATCGGCGGGGTCGGGCCGAACATCTTCAGCCCCTCCCCCGGCGAAGGCATCAGGCTGCTGATGGACTTCACCGAGAACCCGACGAGGGAAGCACTGGTCCGGTGGATGCACTCGATGGTGTACGACCCCGCGGTGGTCACCGACGAGATGATCGAGGAACGCTGGACCCACGCCACCGAGCCGAAAACGCTCGAATCCGCGCGCCGGATGTACGGGCGGGAGGCGATGGCCGCGAACCGCGCCGCCGCGGCGAACTCGGACCGGCCGCCGTACTGGGCCCTGCTGCACAAGATCAGTGCTCGCACGCTCATCACCTGGGGCCGTGACGACCGGGTGAGCCCGGTGGACATGGCGTTGCTGCCGATGCGCACGATCCCCGGCGCCGAACTGCACGTGTTCCCCGACTGCGGGCACTGGGTGATGATCGAGCAGAAGAACGCGTGGGAAAGCACCGTGCTCGCCTTCCTCACCCGTGACGACGCCCTCGCCGGATGA
- a CDS encoding TetR/AcrR family transcriptional regulator has product MARIAEARPPAEPASKGQAARRERILESAAELGARSGFDRMQMHDVAKDAGVAIATLYRYFPSKTHLFARVYETQVRRFVRDEWRRDETDPVRAVGESLVALNRKLLRRPLLCAAMVQAATTTYTAAQTEATETANLADSVLVREILHAAGDARADSEAAAAVRLLVYSWWGVLVSALSHKMSEEQAEAEVRLAARLLLAPSSR; this is encoded by the coding sequence GTGGCGAGAATCGCCGAAGCGAGGCCTCCCGCGGAACCTGCGTCGAAAGGGCAGGCCGCGCGGCGCGAGCGCATCCTGGAGTCGGCGGCCGAACTCGGTGCCCGCTCGGGGTTCGACCGGATGCAGATGCACGACGTCGCCAAGGACGCCGGTGTCGCGATCGCCACGCTCTACCGCTACTTCCCGTCCAAGACACACCTGTTCGCCAGGGTCTACGAAACCCAGGTCCGCCGCTTCGTCCGCGACGAATGGCGACGTGACGAAACGGATCCCGTCCGGGCCGTGGGTGAAAGCCTGGTGGCACTGAACCGCAAGTTACTGCGACGGCCACTGCTGTGCGCGGCGATGGTGCAGGCCGCGACCACGACGTACACGGCCGCCCAGACAGAAGCAACCGAAACGGCCAACCTGGCGGACTCCGTCCTCGTCCGTGAGATCCTGCACGCCGCGGGTGACGCCCGTGCGGACAGCGAGGCCGCCGCTGCCGTCCGGCTCCTCGTCTACAGCTGGTGGGGTGTTCTCGTGTCGGCCCTGAGCCACAAGATGTCCGAGGAGCAGGCGGAGGCCGAAGTGCGGCTAGCCGCCCGGCTGCTCCTCGCGCCGTCCTCGCGGTAG
- a CDS encoding acyl-CoA dehydrogenase family protein — translation MAHDVVHRVEEVAARLAATAEETERQGKLADESVKLLREAGVMRLLQPTDFGGYAAHPRDFAEAVMAVSKVCGSAGWVCGVGGVHPWEMALMDRRLQNEVWGANPDTWIASPYAPQGIATPTDGGYILNGRWNFSSGTDHCDWIFLGARVENADPAKGLHVVLPRSDYTIVDDSWDVIGLCGTGSKDIIVDGAFVPAYRTIDSEEVAAGEVAAERAGRTNTVYKLPFWTMFPLGITSAVIGIAEGALAAHLDYQRERVTAMGTKIKDDPYVLYAISEAATEIAASRTQLLDSISRLYDLADTGQEITFEDRSVARRNQTRCAWRAVAAVDEIFGRSGGNAVRRQNVLQRFWRDAHVGLQHAIHTPGPIYHSSALTSMGVELPDGPLRALI, via the coding sequence ATGGCGCATGACGTTGTGCACCGAGTGGAGGAGGTCGCCGCGCGGCTGGCGGCGACCGCGGAGGAGACGGAGCGCCAGGGCAAGCTCGCCGACGAAAGCGTGAAGCTCCTCCGCGAAGCAGGAGTCATGCGCCTGCTGCAGCCGACCGATTTCGGGGGTTACGCGGCGCACCCCCGGGACTTCGCCGAGGCCGTCATGGCGGTGTCGAAGGTGTGTGGCTCTGCCGGGTGGGTGTGCGGTGTGGGCGGCGTGCACCCGTGGGAAATGGCTCTGATGGACCGCAGGCTGCAGAACGAGGTGTGGGGCGCCAACCCGGACACCTGGATCGCCTCGCCGTACGCGCCGCAGGGGATCGCCACGCCGACGGACGGCGGTTACATCCTCAACGGCCGGTGGAACTTTTCCTCGGGCACGGACCACTGCGACTGGATCTTCCTCGGCGCGCGCGTCGAGAACGCCGATCCTGCCAAGGGTTTGCACGTCGTGCTCCCCCGCTCCGACTACACCATCGTCGACGATTCGTGGGACGTCATCGGGCTGTGCGGCACGGGCAGCAAAGACATCATCGTCGACGGAGCCTTCGTCCCGGCGTACCGCACGATCGACTCGGAGGAGGTCGCGGCCGGGGAGGTCGCCGCGGAGCGCGCGGGGCGCACCAACACCGTCTACAAGCTACCGTTCTGGACGATGTTCCCGCTCGGGATCACCTCGGCCGTCATCGGCATCGCCGAAGGAGCGCTCGCAGCCCACCTCGACTATCAGCGCGAGCGCGTGACCGCGATGGGCACGAAGATCAAGGATGACCCGTATGTGCTCTACGCGATCTCCGAAGCGGCCACCGAGATCGCCGCGTCCCGCACCCAGTTGCTCGACAGCATCAGCCGGCTCTACGACCTCGCCGACACCGGCCAGGAGATCACCTTCGAGGACCGCTCGGTGGCGCGGCGTAACCAGACCCGGTGCGCCTGGCGCGCGGTGGCCGCGGTCGACGAGATCTTCGGACGCTCCGGCGGAAACGCGGTGCGACGGCAGAACGTCCTGCAGCGATTCTGGCGCGATGCCCACGTCGGCCTGCAGCACGCCATCCACACGCCCGGCCCGATCTACCACTCCTCCGCGCTGACCTCGATGGGCGTCGAACTGCCCGACGGGCCGCTGCGCGCACTCATCTGA
- a CDS encoding VOC family protein: protein MTDISSLGYVRIRATDMDAWRKFAFDTIGFAEGSGPEQDALYLRMDERPGRIVVLSGDEDRVDGIGWEVRDHLALTRVQAAVEGAGIGTKPLTLEEAEARRIEAGIAFEAPGRTPVEVFYGPALDHSPIATPYGNRFVTGKLGVGHVVVPVSDLDGAYRFYADTLDFLPRGAFRLPTPPEAGPVRLRFMGVNARHHSLAIMPSADLKAPALVHIMVECETLDEVGRALDRVTSAGYHLSSTLGRHTNDKMVSFYVRTPGGWDLEIGCEGMLVDETSYTAEEITADSYWGHQWDFS from the coding sequence ATGACCGACATCAGCTCGCTGGGCTACGTGCGAATTCGCGCGACGGACATGGATGCCTGGCGCAAGTTCGCCTTCGACACGATCGGCTTTGCCGAGGGCAGCGGCCCCGAGCAGGACGCGCTGTACCTGCGGATGGATGAGCGCCCGGGACGCATCGTGGTGCTGTCCGGCGACGAGGACCGCGTCGACGGCATCGGCTGGGAAGTACGCGATCACCTTGCCCTGACCCGGGTTCAGGCAGCGGTCGAAGGCGCCGGCATCGGCACCAAGCCCTTGACGCTGGAGGAGGCCGAAGCCAGGCGGATCGAAGCCGGGATCGCGTTCGAAGCACCCGGCCGCACCCCGGTGGAAGTCTTCTACGGCCCGGCGCTCGACCACAGTCCGATCGCGACCCCGTATGGAAACCGTTTCGTGACGGGCAAACTGGGTGTGGGGCACGTGGTGGTGCCGGTGAGTGATCTGGACGGCGCGTACCGGTTCTACGCGGACACCCTCGATTTCCTGCCTCGCGGCGCCTTCCGGCTGCCGACCCCACCGGAGGCGGGCCCGGTCCGGCTGCGGTTCATGGGCGTGAACGCCCGGCACCACAGCCTCGCGATCATGCCGTCCGCCGATCTCAAGGCCCCGGCGCTCGTGCACATCATGGTCGAATGCGAAACCCTCGACGAGGTCGGTCGGGCGCTCGACCGCGTCACCAGCGCGGGCTACCACCTGTCCTCGACGCTGGGCAGGCACACCAACGACAAAATGGTGTCGTTCTACGTGCGAACTCCGGGCGGCTGGGACCTGGAGATCGGGTGCGAGGGCATGCTCGTGGACGAGACCTCGTACACGGCCGAGGAAATCACCGCCGACAGCTACTGGGGTCATCAGTGGGACTTCAGCTGA
- a CDS encoding NAD(P)/FAD-dependent oxidoreductase, translating to MTATLRSALSAADDALLLNCLVQLTGDTTLLKKYGSGTVQQPDPSRRLMPATVMPEGQATAMREHLFSVLTAGAGEPAIAVPEFALFQRMAELAVGQPVADEFVPLLLEQAGFQPAQPVLPTTRRPPESMDIAILGAGMAGIAAGIAAAARGFRYRIFEQADDIGGTWRINTYPGVAVDTPSLYYSFSYELDPEWTHYYPAGGQYQDYLQRVVDKYEVREHIEFDTEVTALTWDDEARRWNITLRGPDGRETTTSAAAVITAAGFLNRPSIPDIAGRETFRGRQFHSAEWDPEVDLSGKRVAMIGAGATAIQIVPSIVGQVGKLELFQRQPHWVVPKYSGEGEVPEAERWALRHIPFYHQWCRLKVYWYMSDNLYPNITADPDWMREHDLSISPGNDRVRRLCLGYIEKMFGDDPGLAAAMTPDFPPMGKRIIKDPGGYYEALRRPNAHVVTSRIDRIVQEGIVTADGELVELDVIVWATGFKLDFLSGVDIRGRTGVRLADRWQRGDNPSSYLGGTVPGFPNLFVTSGPNSSAGHGGGHNFMVEGVVHYIMECLQLVVERGRSSIEVTEQAHATYNADVEETMANTIWCNSPAAHTYYRNQAGRVILPSPWRMVDSWTKLRAPIEEHFRLR from the coding sequence ATGACCGCCACGCTGCGTTCGGCCCTGTCGGCCGCGGACGACGCGCTGTTGCTGAACTGCTTGGTGCAACTCACCGGCGACACGACCTTGCTGAAGAAATACGGCTCCGGCACGGTGCAGCAGCCGGACCCGAGCCGCCGGCTGATGCCGGCCACCGTGATGCCCGAGGGCCAGGCGACCGCGATGCGGGAGCACCTGTTCTCGGTACTGACCGCGGGCGCCGGGGAGCCGGCCATCGCGGTGCCCGAGTTCGCGCTCTTCCAGCGCATGGCCGAACTCGCGGTCGGTCAGCCGGTCGCCGACGAGTTCGTGCCGCTGTTGCTGGAGCAGGCCGGGTTCCAGCCCGCGCAGCCGGTGCTGCCGACCACCCGGCGGCCACCCGAATCGATGGACATCGCGATCCTCGGAGCCGGAATGGCGGGCATCGCGGCCGGTATCGCGGCGGCCGCCCGCGGGTTCCGGTACCGGATCTTCGAGCAGGCCGATGACATCGGCGGTACTTGGCGGATCAACACCTATCCCGGCGTCGCCGTGGACACGCCGAGCCTCTACTACTCGTTCTCCTACGAACTGGATCCGGAATGGACGCACTACTACCCGGCCGGTGGCCAGTACCAGGACTACCTGCAACGGGTGGTGGACAAGTACGAGGTGCGCGAGCACATCGAGTTCGACACCGAAGTCACCGCCCTTACCTGGGACGACGAGGCCCGCCGCTGGAACATCACCCTACGAGGACCGGACGGCCGCGAAACGACCACCAGCGCCGCGGCAGTCATCACGGCGGCGGGCTTCCTGAATCGTCCGTCTATTCCGGACATAGCCGGACGCGAGACGTTCCGGGGCCGCCAGTTCCACTCCGCCGAATGGGATCCCGAGGTCGACCTTTCCGGCAAACGGGTAGCGATGATCGGGGCCGGGGCCACCGCGATCCAGATCGTGCCGTCCATCGTCGGCCAGGTGGGCAAGCTCGAACTGTTCCAGCGGCAACCGCACTGGGTGGTACCGAAGTACTCCGGTGAGGGCGAAGTCCCGGAAGCCGAACGCTGGGCGCTGCGGCACATTCCCTTCTACCACCAATGGTGCCGCCTCAAGGTCTACTGGTACATGTCGGACAACCTGTACCCCAACATCACCGCCGACCCGGACTGGATGCGTGAGCACGACCTCTCCATCTCACCGGGGAACGATCGCGTTCGACGGCTGTGCCTGGGATACATCGAAAAGATGTTCGGCGACGACCCCGGACTCGCCGCCGCCATGACGCCGGACTTCCCGCCGATGGGGAAGCGGATCATCAAGGACCCGGGCGGGTACTACGAGGCACTGAGGCGGCCCAACGCGCACGTCGTGACCTCGCGGATCGATCGGATCGTCCAGGAGGGGATCGTCACCGCGGATGGTGAACTGGTCGAGCTGGATGTCATCGTCTGGGCGACCGGCTTCAAGCTGGACTTCCTGTCCGGTGTGGACATACGCGGCCGCACCGGGGTTCGGCTCGCGGACCGGTGGCAGCGGGGCGACAACCCATCGTCCTATTTGGGCGGTACCGTGCCAGGTTTTCCCAACCTGTTCGTCACGTCCGGACCCAACTCCAGCGCGGGCCATGGTGGCGGGCACAACTTCATGGTCGAGGGCGTCGTGCACTACATCATGGAGTGCCTGCAACTGGTGGTCGAGCGAGGCAGGTCGAGCATCGAGGTGACCGAGCAGGCACACGCGACGTACAACGCGGACGTCGAGGAAACGATGGCGAACACCATCTGGTGCAATTCGCCGGCCGCACACACCTACTATCGAAACCAGGCGGGCCGGGTGATTCTGCCTTCCCCGTGGCGGATGGTCGATTCCTGGACCAAACTGCGGGCGCCGATCGAGGAGCATTTCAGGCTGCGTTGA
- a CDS encoding DegT/DnrJ/EryC1/StrS aminotransferase family protein — translation MVDRVVYARSVHDEAEINAVLEVLRGGGLALKIGKNVSEMERKVAELYGKRLGLMCNSGSSAIYLAVELLDLPRGSEVITSPLTFSTDVSPIVRAGLVPVFVDVEPDTYNVDVGKIEEMITDKTGALLIPNLAGNAPDWDAIREIADRHDLKVIEDSCDAIGTTLRGTPTGLRSDITVTSFAMAHIITCAGNGGMVTLNDEHLRDKGLMLRRWGRRSEPHMFGSAGTGRVFREDLDGVPYDNDFIFDVLPWNFEPSELGAAFGLQQLKKLDRNFTRRAEIFNAYNTAFGSYPTLFSLPRQLEDFHTAWLCYPVLVKADAGFNRSDLQESLEGAGIDTRTVWSGNVTRHPMMRNVEFRQPAGGLPVADEVFERGMSLGMSHGTTDEELEHVVSAIHAFASKFAPAAVR, via the coding sequence ATGGTGGATCGCGTTGTCTACGCGCGCAGTGTGCACGACGAGGCCGAAATCAACGCGGTGCTGGAGGTGCTGCGCGGCGGCGGGCTCGCGTTGAAGATCGGCAAGAACGTCTCGGAGATGGAGCGCAAGGTCGCCGAGCTGTACGGCAAGCGGCTCGGGTTGATGTGCAACTCCGGCTCGTCGGCGATCTACCTCGCGGTCGAGTTGCTCGACCTGCCCCGGGGTTCGGAGGTCATCACGTCGCCGCTGACGTTCTCCACCGACGTCTCGCCGATCGTCCGGGCCGGTCTGGTTCCGGTGTTCGTCGACGTCGAGCCGGACACCTACAACGTCGACGTCGGCAAGATCGAAGAAATGATCACCGACAAGACCGGGGCGCTGCTCATCCCGAACCTCGCGGGCAACGCCCCGGACTGGGACGCCATCCGCGAGATAGCGGACCGCCACGACCTGAAGGTGATCGAGGACTCCTGCGACGCGATCGGCACCACCCTCCGCGGCACACCGACCGGCCTGCGCAGCGACATCACGGTCACCAGCTTCGCCATGGCCCACATCATCACCTGCGCCGGCAACGGCGGCATGGTCACCCTCAACGACGAGCACCTGCGCGACAAGGGATTGATGCTGCGCCGCTGGGGCCGCCGCTCGGAGCCCCACATGTTCGGCTCGGCGGGTACCGGCCGCGTGTTCCGCGAAGACCTCGATGGCGTGCCCTACGACAACGACTTCATCTTCGACGTCCTGCCATGGAACTTCGAGCCGTCGGAACTCGGCGCGGCGTTCGGGCTGCAGCAGCTGAAGAAGCTGGACCGCAACTTCACCCGCCGGGCGGAGATCTTCAACGCCTACAACACCGCGTTCGGCAGTTACCCGACGCTGTTCTCCCTCCCCCGCCAGCTGGAAGACTTCCACACCGCGTGGCTCTGCTACCCGGTGCTGGTCAAGGCGGACGCCGGGTTCAACCGCAGCGATCTGCAGGAATCCCTCGAAGGCGCCGGAATCGACACCCGCACGGTCTGGAGCGGCAACGTCACCCGCCACCCGATGATGCGGAACGTGGAGTTCCGGCAGCCGGCCGGCGGCCTCCCGGTCGCCGACGAGGTCTTCGAACGCGGCATGTCGCTGGGCATGAGCCACGGCACCACCGACGAGGAACTGGAACACGTGGTCTCGGCCATCCACGCGTTCGCGTCCAAGTTCGCCCCGGCGGCCGTTCGATGA
- a CDS encoding FAD-binding protein, producing the protein MSTAWDENYDVVVVGSGGGGLTAAYTAGSAGLRTLVLEKSEYFGGMTSYSGSCLWLPGNPVTARTTVGDSAAGALEYVRAVVGTSAPEEMQRAYVNNSAALVEFLLRNPVLRFYHGPFPDYYDAPGRVTGGRGIFPEPLAGADLGDLLDRLQPALAAHRFGRKVDRTKLQGGRALIGRLLLAVTGLDTVSLSAETPFTSLVVEDGRVTGVVAQRDGEPARIRAERGVLLAAGGFEANTELRQKWQGRDAQWTNAPATHTGDAILAGQGAGAALANMENAWWTPNLAYPGGTSAFVVGFGGGLFVNGTGRRFANESLPYTQMGQAILDVEASGQPALPVYWIFDDRFEGPPCLNELEPDRDEFRAAGLWHTADTIDELAGQLGLPRSELTATVTRFNSFAATGVDEDFHRGEDEFDRFFGQGDGPNPCLIPVDRGPFHAVQLGLGDLGTKGGLVTDPHGRVLTEAGDAIAGLYATGNTTASATGNVYPGPGAPIGTSMVFGFLAARHLAEQGTAHRA; encoded by the coding sequence ATGAGCACGGCCTGGGATGAGAACTACGACGTGGTGGTGGTCGGGTCCGGTGGCGGCGGGCTGACCGCCGCCTACACCGCGGGAAGCGCCGGCCTGCGCACCCTCGTGCTGGAGAAGTCCGAGTACTTCGGCGGGATGACGAGCTATTCGGGCTCCTGCTTGTGGCTGCCAGGCAATCCGGTGACCGCGCGCACAACCGTCGGGGACTCCGCCGCGGGCGCGCTCGAGTACGTGCGAGCGGTCGTGGGCACCAGCGCGCCGGAAGAAATGCAGCGCGCCTACGTGAACAACAGCGCCGCGCTCGTCGAGTTCCTGCTGCGGAATCCTGTCCTTCGCTTCTACCACGGACCTTTTCCGGACTACTACGACGCTCCGGGACGGGTCACCGGCGGACGAGGCATCTTTCCCGAGCCGCTCGCCGGGGCCGATCTCGGAGACCTCCTCGACCGCCTGCAGCCGGCACTCGCCGCGCATCGCTTCGGCCGGAAGGTCGACCGGACCAAACTCCAGGGCGGCCGAGCGCTCATCGGCAGGCTACTGCTCGCGGTCACCGGCCTCGACACGGTCAGCTTGTCCGCGGAGACCCCGTTCACCAGCCTCGTCGTCGAGGACGGCCGGGTCACCGGCGTGGTGGCACAGCGGGACGGCGAACCGGCCCGCATCCGGGCGGAGCGAGGAGTGCTGCTGGCCGCGGGCGGGTTCGAGGCCAACACCGAACTGCGCCAGAAGTGGCAGGGCCGCGACGCCCAGTGGACCAACGCGCCCGCCACGCACACCGGTGACGCGATTCTCGCCGGGCAGGGGGCCGGAGCGGCGCTGGCGAACATGGAGAACGCGTGGTGGACGCCGAACCTCGCCTACCCGGGTGGCACGTCAGCCTTCGTCGTGGGCTTCGGGGGCGGCCTCTTCGTGAACGGCACCGGGCGCCGGTTCGCCAACGAGTCGTTGCCCTACACGCAGATGGGCCAGGCGATCCTCGACGTGGAGGCGTCCGGGCAGCCCGCGTTGCCGGTGTACTGGATCTTCGACGACCGGTTCGAGGGACCGCCGTGCCTCAACGAACTCGAACCCGACCGCGACGAGTTCCGGGCGGCCGGCCTGTGGCACACCGCGGACACAATCGACGAGCTGGCAGGACAGCTGGGGCTGCCGCGTTCCGAGCTGACCGCGACGGTCACACGGTTCAATTCCTTCGCCGCCACGGGCGTGGATGAGGACTTCCACCGCGGCGAGGACGAGTTCGACCGCTTCTTCGGCCAAGGCGACGGCCCCAACCCCTGCCTGATCCCGGTCGACCGCGGCCCCTTCCACGCCGTGCAACTGGGCCTGGGCGACCTGGGTACCAAAGGCGGCCTGGTCACCGACCCGCACGGCCGCGTGCTGACCGAGGCCGGGGACGCGATCGCCGGGCTCTACGCCACCGGGAACACCACCGCGTCCGCGACCGGGAACGTCTACCCCGGGCCGGGCGCGCCGATCGGGACGTCGATGGTGTTCGGCTTCCTGGCGGCCCGTCATCTGGCTGAGCAAGGCACAGCTCATCGCGCTTGA
- a CDS encoding aldo/keto reductase, whose product METRQLGGDGPALSVIGLGCNNFGMKLDRDASAAVINAALEAGITHLDTAEMYGGGKSEEFIGATLGARRDEVVLATKFLPRPKDEPYSPGALRRRIIEGCEGSLRRLRTDRIDLYYQHYPDVEAPAEEALQALDELVQQGTILHIASSNVTAAQVETAAGIAESALLTRFCGTQIEWNLLSRAVELDVVPSAHANKVGIVPYFPLASGMLTGKYRRGQEYPRGSRFDAMSYFADKVVSEENFARVEALTAFAQERGHTILELAVAWLAAQDGVASVITGATTPEQVRANAAAASWRLTAEELAAVP is encoded by the coding sequence GTGGAGACTCGCCAGCTCGGCGGTGACGGCCCGGCGCTGTCGGTGATCGGCCTCGGCTGCAACAACTTCGGGATGAAACTGGATCGCGACGCGAGCGCGGCGGTGATCAACGCGGCGCTCGAAGCAGGGATCACCCACCTCGACACCGCCGAGATGTACGGCGGTGGCAAGTCGGAGGAGTTCATCGGGGCGACGCTCGGCGCCCGGCGGGACGAAGTCGTGCTCGCCACCAAGTTCCTGCCGCGCCCCAAAGACGAGCCATACTCGCCCGGAGCGTTGCGGCGCCGCATCATCGAAGGCTGTGAAGGCAGCCTACGGCGGTTGCGCACCGACCGGATCGATCTGTACTACCAGCACTACCCGGACGTCGAGGCGCCGGCTGAGGAGGCGCTGCAGGCGCTCGACGAGCTGGTGCAACAGGGCACGATCCTCCACATCGCGTCGTCCAACGTGACGGCGGCGCAGGTCGAGACCGCGGCAGGCATTGCCGAATCGGCGTTGCTCACCCGGTTCTGTGGCACGCAGATCGAGTGGAACCTGCTCTCCCGGGCGGTGGAGCTGGACGTGGTGCCCTCGGCACACGCGAACAAGGTCGGCATCGTCCCGTACTTCCCGCTGGCGTCCGGCATGCTCACCGGCAAGTACCGCCGGGGGCAGGAGTATCCGCGCGGCTCGCGGTTCGACGCCATGTCCTACTTCGCGGACAAAGTGGTCAGCGAAGAGAACTTCGCCCGCGTCGAGGCGCTGACGGCGTTCGCACAAGAGCGAGGGCACACGATCCTGGAACTGGCGGTGGCGTGGCTGGCCGCACAGGATGGCGTCGCATCCGTCATCACCGGCGCTACCACTCCCGAGCAGGTGCGGGCGAACGCCGCTGCTGCTTCCTGGCGCCTCACCGCGGAGGAGCTGGCCGCAGTGCCATGA
- a CDS encoding ABC transporter ATP-binding protein: MTSADTAHRAEDSLLTVTDLVVEFATQGGTLRAVAGVSFDVSGGQTLGIVGESGCGKSTTGRALLGLSPSRSGSVSFAGEALESASPRRLRELRRSIQMIFQDPVASLNPRRKVAEIVVEGLAIADVPKAERSCVAEEVLAQVGLPIERFGSMLPGALSGGQAQRVAIARALAVRPKLLVCDEPVSSLDVSVQAQILNLLQDLRQQYALTMVFIAHDLGVVRVVCDQVLVMYLGKVCEYGDTDAVYGEPAHPYTRGLLDSVPAAGAELGFAGPALSGDIPSPLNPPSGCRFRTRCPRAQERCAVEEPAVREVTPQHYAACHFPLVGATSPAE, encoded by the coding sequence ATGACTAGCGCGGACACTGCGCACCGGGCGGAGGATTCGCTGCTGACGGTGACCGACCTGGTCGTCGAATTCGCGACGCAGGGCGGGACGCTGCGGGCAGTCGCCGGCGTCAGCTTCGACGTGTCCGGCGGGCAGACGCTGGGGATCGTGGGCGAGTCCGGCTGCGGGAAGTCGACCACCGGCCGGGCCCTGCTCGGCTTGAGCCCGTCCCGCAGCGGCTCGGTGTCCTTCGCCGGAGAAGCGCTCGAATCGGCAAGCCCGCGGCGGCTGAGGGAACTGCGGCGAAGCATCCAGATGATCTTCCAAGACCCCGTCGCGTCGCTGAACCCCCGGCGCAAGGTCGCCGAGATCGTGGTGGAAGGGCTCGCGATCGCCGACGTGCCGAAGGCCGAGCGGTCCTGCGTGGCCGAAGAAGTCCTCGCACAGGTCGGCCTGCCCATCGAGCGATTCGGTTCGATGCTTCCGGGCGCGCTCTCGGGCGGCCAGGCGCAACGGGTGGCGATCGCCCGCGCCCTTGCCGTGCGGCCGAAGCTGCTCGTCTGCGACGAACCGGTCTCGTCGCTGGACGTGTCGGTCCAGGCCCAGATCCTGAACCTGCTGCAGGACCTCCGGCAGCAGTACGCGCTGACCATGGTCTTCATCGCGCACGACCTCGGCGTCGTCCGCGTCGTGTGCGACCAGGTGCTGGTGATGTACCTGGGGAAGGTGTGCGAGTACGGCGACACCGACGCCGTCTACGGCGAGCCGGCGCACCCGTACACCCGCGGCCTGCTCGACTCGGTCCCGGCGGCTGGCGCCGAACTCGGCTTCGCCGGGCCCGCCTTGAGCGGCGACATCCCCTCGCCACTGAACCCGCCCAGCGGCTGCCGGTTCCGCACACGGTGCCCACGGGCGCAGGAACGCTGCGCCGTCGAAGAACCCGCCGTCCGGGAGGTGACCCCGCAGCACTACGCGGCCTGCCACTTCCCGCTCGTCGGCGCGACGAGTCCCGCTGAGTAA